The genomic region GAGGAACGTAAGATTAAAGAAATCATCAACAAAGAAGATTAATATACTTAATTATGAAAAATTTAGCAGACAGATATTTTATAGCACAAGAGCAAATAAAGAATATAAAAAAGTTCTACGCCCACCTGGTAACTTTTATCCTCGTTAATCTTGTTTTTTTGAGTATTAACTACCAGATAAAATATATCGAATTTCCATGGGTTTTATGTGGAACTTTTGGATGGGGAATAGGTTTGGCGTTTG from Zunongwangia profunda SM-A87 harbors:
- a CDS encoding 2TM domain-containing protein, whose product is MKNLADRYFIAQEQIKNIKKFYAHLVTFILVNLVFLSINYQIKYIEFPWVLCGTFGWGIGLAFDYLKAFNKNPFLGRDWEERKIKEILNK